Proteins encoded within one genomic window of Candidatus Margulisiibacteriota bacterium:
- a CDS encoding AAA family ATPase has product MHPVLAGIIRSERIASAYLFFGPPGPAKAEAAREFAESLGTRKVDLVTLKPEGATIKIDQIREIQQVVRYGPNAGPRLVAIIEAADKLTPEASAAFLKTLEEPPPGVIFILLVERDDRLPNTILSRCQRVIFGEDPRPPELNEGFAHFRLDLKGVKKKGPLELLDFSARLEKEKEQLEELLYDLVYYAHDELRDAKLSRILLETIKNIKRYVSAKLALDVACLKMGDV; this is encoded by the coding sequence GTGCATCCTGTACTAGCGGGAATAATACGCAGCGAGCGGATCGCTTCCGCCTATCTGTTTTTTGGGCCCCCAGGGCCGGCCAAGGCCGAAGCGGCCAGGGAGTTTGCCGAAAGTTTGGGGACCCGAAAAGTCGATCTGGTCACCTTGAAGCCTGAAGGGGCGACTATTAAGATCGACCAGATCAGGGAAATTCAGCAGGTGGTCAGGTATGGGCCGAATGCCGGTCCGCGGCTTGTCGCGATCATTGAAGCGGCGGACAAGTTAACGCCCGAAGCGTCGGCCGCTTTCCTGAAAACGCTTGAAGAACCGCCGCCAGGGGTTATTTTTATTTTGCTGGTGGAGCGGGATGACCGCCTGCCAAACACGATCCTGTCCCGTTGTCAGAGAGTGATATTTGGCGAAGACCCCAGGCCGCCTGAGTTGAATGAAGGATTTGCTCATTTCCGGCTAGACCTGAAAGGGGTTAAAAAAAAGGGGCCTTTGGAATTGCTTGATTTTTCGGCCAGGCTGGAAAAAGAAAAGGAGCAGCTTGAAGAATTGCTATATGACCTGGTCTATTACGCGCACGATGAGCTGCGCGATGCTAAATTAAGCCGGATCCTGCTTGAGACGATCAAAAATATTAAGCGTTATGTCAGCGCGAAACTAGCGCTTGATGTAGCTTGTTTGAAAATGGGAGATGTATGA
- the rpsU gene encoding 30S ribosomal protein S21 yields MPKIEIRKGEELDKALRKFKMKLRHEGTLDEMKKREFYEKPSQRRRREEEEAKRREVKRRRDSD; encoded by the coding sequence ATGCCAAAAATTGAGATCCGCAAAGGCGAGGAACTCGATAAGGCTCTGCGCAAGTTCAAGATGAAACTGCGCCACGAAGGGACCTTGGATGAAATGAAGAAGCGGGAATTCTACGAAAAGCCTTCGCAACGCAGGAGAAGAGAGGAAGAGGAGGCCAAACGGCGGGAAGTCAAACGACGCCGAGATTCAGACTAA